Proteins from one Mucilaginibacter jinjuensis genomic window:
- a CDS encoding citrate synthase: MSENAQLKIGDQVIDLPVIEGTEHEKGIDISKLRDQTGYVTLDIGYKNTGATKSAITFLDGELGILKYRGYPIEQLAEKSTFIEVAYLLIYGELPNKEQLADFEFQISRHTLVHEDMKKFFDGFPSKSHPMGQLSSLIGALAAFNPESLKQGLTNEEVNLEIIKLIAKMSTLVSWIHKKSLGHPVTYPQNKHDYVTNFMHMTFGEITEEYVVDPVVVDAMNKLLILHADHEQNCSTSTVRIVGSSDANLYASISAGISALWGPLHGGANQAVIEMLEKIKADGGDTDKWIAKAKDKNDPFRLMGFGHRVYKNFDPRAKIIKKACDDILEKLGVNDEVLEIAKKLEEVALKDPYFVERKLYPNVDFYSGIIYRALGFPTEMFTVLFALGRLPGWIAQWKEMKTNKEPIGRPRQIYVGVSDRDYKDISSR; encoded by the coding sequence ATGTCAGAAAATGCACAGCTAAAAATTGGTGATCAGGTTATTGATCTTCCTGTTATAGAGGGTACCGAGCACGAAAAGGGTATTGATATTTCGAAGCTTAGGGACCAAACCGGTTATGTTACTTTAGATATTGGTTATAAAAATACCGGCGCTACCAAAAGCGCTATCACTTTTTTAGATGGTGAACTGGGTATCCTTAAATACCGTGGTTACCCAATTGAACAATTAGCCGAGAAATCAACATTTATTGAGGTTGCCTACTTATTAATCTATGGCGAACTACCCAATAAAGAACAGCTTGCAGATTTTGAATTCCAGATAAGCCGCCACACACTGGTACACGAGGATATGAAGAAATTTTTTGATGGTTTCCCGTCAAAATCGCACCCAATGGGGCAACTTTCTTCATTAATCGGTGCTTTAGCCGCTTTTAACCCCGAGTCGCTTAAGCAGGGCTTAACTAATGAAGAAGTAAACCTGGAGATCATTAAGCTGATTGCTAAAATGAGTACCCTGGTTTCATGGATTCACAAAAAGTCATTAGGGCACCCGGTAACTTACCCGCAAAATAAGCACGATTATGTAACCAACTTTATGCACATGACCTTTGGTGAAATTACCGAAGAGTATGTGGTAGATCCGGTTGTGGTTGATGCCATGAATAAATTACTGATCTTGCACGCAGATCATGAGCAAAACTGCTCTACCTCAACTGTGCGTATCGTAGGTTCGTCTGATGCTAACCTTTATGCTTCTATCTCGGCAGGTATATCTGCACTTTGGGGCCCACTTCACGGTGGTGCTAACCAGGCGGTGATTGAAATGCTTGAGAAAATTAAGGCTGATGGTGGTGATACCGATAAATGGATTGCCAAAGCTAAAGACAAAAATGATCCGTTCCGCCTGATGGGTTTCGGTCACCGTGTATATAAGAACTTTGACCCACGTGCCAAGATCATCAAAAAAGCATGTGACGATATCCTGGAAAAATTGGGTGTTAACGATGAAGTGTTGGAGATTGCTAAAAAGCTGGAAGAAGTAGCCCTGAAAGATCCATACTTTGTAGAGCGTAAACTTTATCCTAACGTTGATTTTTACTCAGGTATCATTTACCGTGCATTAGGTTTCCCTACCGAAATGTTTACCGTATTATTCGCTTTAGGCCGCCTACCAGGCTGGATTGCACAATGGAAAGAGATGAAGACTAATAAAGAGCCAATTGGTCGTCCTCGTCAAATTTATGTTGGTGTAAGCGACAGAGATTACAAAGACATCAGCAGCAGATAA